One Sander vitreus isolate 19-12246 chromosome 23, sanVit1, whole genome shotgun sequence DNA window includes the following coding sequences:
- the LOC144537787 gene encoding aldo-keto reductase family 1 member D1-like: MSMDFTAENHSIPLSDGNSIPLIGLGTYGDPRRTPKGTAYESVKVAIEIGYRHLDGALVYFNEHEVGQAIREKIADGTVKREDIFYCGKLWNTFHPPGLVRPALEKTLKTLQLDYVDLYIVEMPTAFKPGDTYYPRDENGKYIYHHTDLCATWEALEACKDAGLIKSLGVSNFNKRQLELILNKPGLKHKPVSNQVECHPYFTQPKLLEFCQQNNIVIVGYSPLGTSRDASWVNLKCPPLLEDELLASIAKKYNKTTAQVALRFNVQRGVVVIPKSFNPVRIKENFQIFDFSLSETEMKAIEGLNKNTRFVELLMWSDHPEYPFHDDY, from the exons ATGAGCATGGACTTCACAGCTGAGAATCACTCCATTCCTCTGAGTGATGGAAACAGCATACCTTTGATTGGACTGGGAACTTATGGGGATCCCCGCAGG acCCCTAAAGGAACTGCATATGAATCAGTCAAAGTGGCTATTGAAATAGGGTACAGACACCTTGATGGGGCTTTGGTCTATTTCAATGAACATGAGGTGGGACAAGCCATAAGGGAGAAAATTGCAGATGGAACTGTGAAAAGAGAGGACATATTTTACTGTGGAAAG TTGTGGAACACATTCCATCCCCCAGGATTGGTTCGACCTGCTTTGGAGAAAACATTGAAGACATTACAGCTGGATTATGTCGACCTCTATATTGTAGAAATGCCCACAGCTTTCAAG CCAGGAGATACATATTACCCCAGAGATGAGAATGGGAAATACATTTATCACCATACAGATCTCTGTGCGACATGGGAG GCTTTGGAGGCTTGCAAAGATGCTGGGCTGATAAAATCTCTTGGAGTATCCAACTTCAACAAGAGACAACTGGAGTTGATCCTTAACAAACCTGGGCTGAAACACAAGCCTGTGTCGAACCAG GTTGAATGCCATCCATATTTCACTCAGCCAAAGTTGCTTGAGTTCTGCCAGCAGAACAATATTGTCATTGTGGGATACAGCCCTTTGGGGACATCTAGAGATGCATCCTG GGTGAACCTAAAATGCCCCCCGTTGTTGGAAGATGAGCTACTGGCATCAATTGCTAAAAAGTATAACAAGACCACAGCCCAGGTGGCCTTGAGGTTCAATGTGCAGAGAGGAGTGGTGGTCATCCCGAAGAGCTTCAACCCTGTTCGCATAAAGGAGAACTTTCAG ATATTCGACTTCTCTCTTTCTGAGACTGAGATGAAGGCAATTGAGGGATTGAACAAGAATACTCGTTTTGTGGAGCTTCTCAT GTGGTCTGATCACCCAGAGTATCCATTTCATGATGACTACTAG
- the trim24 gene encoding transcription intermediary factor 1-alpha isoform X1 — MDESVENVDNDDIVIIVENEAESLPAEEERLKQQGTFGLMDTCPICKLSFHNREPKLLPCLHSFCKRCLPAPFRSADPRRDSQGQVDHNKSLGAIRCPVCRQECWEIDMLDNFFVKDSAEVPSSTVEKTSQVCMSCDDNTEATGYCVECVEFLCVTCIEAHQRVKFTRDHTIRQKEEMSPEALGMSTQKPVFCDIHKQEPLKLFCETCDRLTCRDCQLLKHKDHNYQFLEDAYRNHKQYLENMTQQLQEKRKAIEDMSSCISTGLQQVEENRKAVTNEIKKSICNLIMEINRKGKILVNQLEALTKDHELGLKKQQEDVNCLTRHLDHVISFTKWATASHSGTALLYCKRLILFQIHYLMRASCNPSIIPQSSVRFQCRSGFWATNVDLGSLVVERGPGRPPITNHQAGPRAEAPAGGLSVSAQQRQNTLAQLQLQVDKLSQQPHRQPPPSHWSWYQNVRLPGPPGPPGPPGPPGPPPPTRPIHGGSSPSQGPPSLGQPGRRYGSSHPNTRSPTSSMLHNTGFQAAQSLRDLIQSSSFPPKPMDVLQGTSRYPQPLSAGAATQMSLHQRGPTESSLLKRSEAGGSVPSITISIPKPSFAPSLASAPADKTSTFNHIAVQVRQNSPMAKPSSSDRSTGTTSWRQTSEPPSAPSAKRRRRSSPGPVIVIKDEPEDEDEVRFVQSSVGSSLPDSSTGAQSKPRQQLKVPVPVPGSESGKEQRPQPAAQPETEKRAEPEEDPNEDWCAVCQNGGELLCCDKCPKVFHLTCHIPALNESPSGEWFCSLCRDLASPEMKYDCDGKDDPVSEGCPPVERRRCERLLLRLFCNDFSTDFQQPATPSETKRYKELIKTPMDLSIVKKKLESKSQEGECYSSPDGFVADVRLIFFNCAKYYKATSEVGSAGLYLEDYFEEQLKLVYPDRVFPGGREEQMIPPLEDEIDEEEEMMEEGMAPIEDDKPQSPAENGIPPVEEDLPPLEEAAVPAEEEKSETEKKVIATSEKAAGEKVAAVDGDMPPAEEAKQDEETPVKELESSPAADSETKDKVVPSSPKEESPQLPTDTPVDPAETQEKESAPADTAKEEEG, encoded by the exons aTGGATGAAAGTGTCGAAAATGTTGATAACGACGACATTGTCATTATCGTGGAAAACGAGGCAGAAAGTTTGCCAGCCGAGGAAGAGAGGCTGAAACAGCAAGGCACCTTCGGGCTCATGGATACTTGTCCTATCTGCAAGTTGAGCTTCCACAACAGAGAGCCCAAACTCCTGCCGTGTCTTCACTCTTTCTGCAAGAGGTGTCTCCCGGCCCCCTTCAGGAGTGCTGATCCGAGGCGTGACTCACAAGGCCAAGTCGACCACAACAAATCAC TGGGTGCCATTCGATGTCCAGTATGCAGACAAGAATGCTGGGAGATAGACATGTTGGATAATTTCTTTGTCAAAGACTCTGCTGAGGTGCCGAGCAGCACCGTGGAGAAAACCAGCCAG GTGTGTATGAGCTGCGATGACAACACCGAGGCAACGGGATACTGCGTGGAGTGTGTGGAGTttctgtgtgtgacatgtatTGAGGCGCACCAAAGGGTCAAGTTTACCAGGGATCACACCATACGCCAGAAGGAGGAGATGTCTCCAG AAGCATTAGGTATGTCCACACAGAAGCCTGTGTTTTGTGACATCCACAAGCAGGAGCCACTGAAGCTGTTTTGTGAGACGTGTGACCGACTCACCTGTCGGGACTGTCAGCTGCTTAAGCACAAGGATCACAA CTACCAGTTTTTGGAGGATGCATACAGGAACCACAAACAGTATCTGGAGAACATGACGCAGCAGTTgcaagagaaaagaaaggcCATTGAGGACATGTCCAGCTGTATCAGCACTGG ACTCCAGCAAGTTGAAGAAAACCGGAAGGCTGTCACTAATGAAATAAAGAAGTCTATCTGTAACTTGATTATGGAGATCAACAGGAAGGGAAAGATTCTGGTTAACCAGCTTGAG GCTCTGACTAAGGACCATGAGCTGGGTTTAAAAAAGCAGCAAGAGGACGTCAACTGTCTGACCAGGCACCTGGACCATGTCATCAGCTTTACCAAATGGGCTACAGCCAGCCATAGTGGAACAGCCCTCCTGTACTGCAAGAGACTG ATCCTTTTTCAGATCCATTACCTGATGAGAGCAAGCTGTAATCCCTCCATCATCCCTCAGAGTTCTGTGCGCTTTCAGTGTCGCTCTGGTTTCTGGGCCACAAATGTAGACCTTG GTTCTCTGGTTGTAGAAAGGGGTCCGGGCCGGCCGCCCATCACCAACCACCAGGCCGGTCCCAGAGCAGAGGCACCCGCTGGCGGTCTCTCAGTCTCAGCTCAGCAGCGACAGAACACGCTGGCTCAGCTCCAGCTGCAG GTGGACAAGCTTTCCCAGCAGCCCCACAGGCAGCCTCCTCCTAGCCATTGGTCCTGGTACCAAAATGTCAGGCTCCCAGGACCCCCAGGACCCCCCGGCCCTCCAGGACCTCCCGGCCCTCCACCCCCAACTAGACCCATCCATGGCGGGTCGTCCCCCTCCCAAGGCCCCCCCAGCTTGGGACAGCCAGGACGCAGATACGGAAGCTCCCACCCCAACACTAGAAGCCCCACATCATCCATGCTTCACAACACAGGGTTCCAAGCTGCTCAG TCTCTGAGAGATCTGATCCAAAGCTCTAGCTTCCCTCCTAAACCCATGGATGTGTTGCAGGGTACGTCTCGCTACCCACAGCCTCTGTCTGCCGGAGCAGCTACACAGATGTCACTACATCAG CGGGGCCCGACGGAGTCCTCTTTACTGAAAAGGAGTGAGGCTGGTGGATCTGTCCCCTCCATCACCATCTCTATTCCTAAACCCAGCTTTGCTCCAAGTCTAGCTTCAGCACCTGcggacaaaacaagcacatttAATCACATAGCAG TTCAAGTAAGGCAGAACTCCCCGATGGCCAAACCCTCTtcttcagacagaagcacagG GACGACTTCCTGGAGGCAGACTTCTGAGCCTCCATCTGCCCCCTCAGCCAAGCGACGGAGAAGGTCGTCCCCAGGGCCCGTCATCGTCATCAAAGACGAGCCAGAGGATGAGGATGAAGTTCGATTT GTGCAATCCAGCGTAGGGTCCAGCCTGCCGGACAGCAGCACCGGGGCTCAGTCAAAGCCTCGGCAGCAGCTAAAGGTGCCAGTCCCAGTCCCTGGATCAGAGTCTGGGAAAGAGCAGCGTCCGCAGCCCGCAGCACAGCCAGAGACCGAGAAGAGAGCGGAGCCGGAGGAAGATCCTAATGAGGACTGGTGCGCCGTCTGTCAGAACGGAGGGGAGCTGCTCTGTTGCGACAAGTGTCCCAAAGTCTTTCATCTGACCTGCCACATTCCCGCTCTCAATGAGTCTCCCAG CGGAGAATGGTTCTGTTCGCTCTGCCGAGACCTCGCCTCTCCTGAGATGAAGTACGACTGTGACGGCAAGGATGACCCCGTCTCTGAAGGATGCCCACCTGTTGAAAGAAGG AGGTGTGAGAGGCTGCTGCTACGTCTGTTCTGCAATGACTTCAGCACTGACTTCCAGCAGCCAGCTACTCCATCA GAGACAAAAAGGTACAAAGAGCTGATCAAGACTCCGATGGATCTCTCGATAGTCAAGAAGAAACTGGAGTCAAAGTCGCAGGAAGGTGAATGCTATAGTAGTCCGGATGGGTTTGTCGCAGACGTCCGCCTCATATTTTTCAACTGTGCAAAATACTACAAG GCGACCTCAGAAGTGGGGAGTGCAGGCTTGTACTTGGAGGACTACTTTGAGGAACAGTTGAAACTAGTCTACCCAGATAGGGTCTTCccgggagggagggaagagcaGATGATCCCTCCTTTGGAGGACGAGatagatgaagaggaagagatgaTGGAGGAGGGCATGGCTCCCATTGAAGACGATAAACCACAAAGCCCTGCGGAAAACGGAATCCCGCCTGTGGAAGAGGACTTGCCGCCTCTGGAAGAAGCGGCAGTCCCGGCAGAGGAAGAAAAGTCGGAAACAGAGAAGAAGGTGATCGCTACGAGTGAAAAGGCAGCGGGTGAAAAGGTAGCAGCTGTGGATGGAGACATGCCTCCCGCAGAGGAGGCAAAGCAGGACGAGGAGACTCCTGTGAAGGAGCTGGAAAGCTCCCCAGCTGCCGACAGCgaaacaaaagacaaagtaGTTCCCAGCTCCCCAAAAGAGGAGAGCCCTCAGCTCCCTACGGACACGCCTGTGGATCCAGCTGAAACCCAGGAGAAGGAGTCAGCTCCTGCAGACACAGccaaagaggaggagggataG
- the trim24 gene encoding transcription intermediary factor 1-alpha isoform X3, translating to MDESVENVDNDDIVIIVENEAESLPAEEERLKQQGTFGLMDTCPICKLSFHNREPKLLPCLHSFCKRCLPAPFRSADPRRDSQGQVDHNKSLGAIRCPVCRQECWEIDMLDNFFVKDSAEVPSSTVEKTSQVCMSCDDNTEATGYCVECVEFLCVTCIEAHQRVKFTRDHTIRQKEEMSPEALGMSTQKPVFCDIHKQEPLKLFCETCDRLTCRDCQLLKHKDHNYQFLEDAYRNHKQYLENMTQQLQEKRKAIEDMSSCISTGLQQVEENRKAVTNEIKKSICNLIMEINRKGKILVNQLEALTKDHELGLKKQQEDVNCLTRHLDHVISFTKWATASHSGTALLYCKRLILFQIHYLMRASCNPSIIPQSSVRFQCRSGFWATNVDLGSLVVERGPGRPPITNHQAGPRAEAPAGGLSVSAQQRQNTLAQLQLQVDKLSQQPHRQPPPSHWSWYQNVRLPGPPGPPGPPGPPGPPPPTRPIHGGSSPSQGPPSLGQPGRRYGSSHPNTRSPTSSMLHNTGFQAAQGTSRYPQPLSAGAATQMSLHQRGPTESSLLKRSEAGGSVPSITISIPKPSFAPSLASAPADKTSTFNHIAVQVRQNSPMAKPSSSDRSTGTTSWRQTSEPPSAPSAKRRRRSSPGPVIVIKDEPEDEDEVRFVQSSVGSSLPDSSTGAQSKPRQQLKVPVPVPGSESGKEQRPQPAAQPETEKRAEPEEDPNEDWCAVCQNGGELLCCDKCPKVFHLTCHIPALNESPSGEWFCSLCRDLASPEMKYDCDGKDDPVSEGCPPVERRRCERLLLRLFCNDFSTDFQQPATPSETKRYKELIKTPMDLSIVKKKLESKSQEGECYSSPDGFVADVRLIFFNCAKYYKATSEVGSAGLYLEDYFEEQLKLVYPDRVFPGGREEQMIPPLEDEIDEEEEMMEEGMAPIEDDKPQSPAENGIPPVEEDLPPLEEAAVPAEEEKSETEKKVIATSEKAAGEKVAAVDGDMPPAEEAKQDEETPVKELESSPAADSETKDKVVPSSPKEESPQLPTDTPVDPAETQEKESAPADTAKEEEG from the exons aTGGATGAAAGTGTCGAAAATGTTGATAACGACGACATTGTCATTATCGTGGAAAACGAGGCAGAAAGTTTGCCAGCCGAGGAAGAGAGGCTGAAACAGCAAGGCACCTTCGGGCTCATGGATACTTGTCCTATCTGCAAGTTGAGCTTCCACAACAGAGAGCCCAAACTCCTGCCGTGTCTTCACTCTTTCTGCAAGAGGTGTCTCCCGGCCCCCTTCAGGAGTGCTGATCCGAGGCGTGACTCACAAGGCCAAGTCGACCACAACAAATCAC TGGGTGCCATTCGATGTCCAGTATGCAGACAAGAATGCTGGGAGATAGACATGTTGGATAATTTCTTTGTCAAAGACTCTGCTGAGGTGCCGAGCAGCACCGTGGAGAAAACCAGCCAG GTGTGTATGAGCTGCGATGACAACACCGAGGCAACGGGATACTGCGTGGAGTGTGTGGAGTttctgtgtgtgacatgtatTGAGGCGCACCAAAGGGTCAAGTTTACCAGGGATCACACCATACGCCAGAAGGAGGAGATGTCTCCAG AAGCATTAGGTATGTCCACACAGAAGCCTGTGTTTTGTGACATCCACAAGCAGGAGCCACTGAAGCTGTTTTGTGAGACGTGTGACCGACTCACCTGTCGGGACTGTCAGCTGCTTAAGCACAAGGATCACAA CTACCAGTTTTTGGAGGATGCATACAGGAACCACAAACAGTATCTGGAGAACATGACGCAGCAGTTgcaagagaaaagaaaggcCATTGAGGACATGTCCAGCTGTATCAGCACTGG ACTCCAGCAAGTTGAAGAAAACCGGAAGGCTGTCACTAATGAAATAAAGAAGTCTATCTGTAACTTGATTATGGAGATCAACAGGAAGGGAAAGATTCTGGTTAACCAGCTTGAG GCTCTGACTAAGGACCATGAGCTGGGTTTAAAAAAGCAGCAAGAGGACGTCAACTGTCTGACCAGGCACCTGGACCATGTCATCAGCTTTACCAAATGGGCTACAGCCAGCCATAGTGGAACAGCCCTCCTGTACTGCAAGAGACTG ATCCTTTTTCAGATCCATTACCTGATGAGAGCAAGCTGTAATCCCTCCATCATCCCTCAGAGTTCTGTGCGCTTTCAGTGTCGCTCTGGTTTCTGGGCCACAAATGTAGACCTTG GTTCTCTGGTTGTAGAAAGGGGTCCGGGCCGGCCGCCCATCACCAACCACCAGGCCGGTCCCAGAGCAGAGGCACCCGCTGGCGGTCTCTCAGTCTCAGCTCAGCAGCGACAGAACACGCTGGCTCAGCTCCAGCTGCAG GTGGACAAGCTTTCCCAGCAGCCCCACAGGCAGCCTCCTCCTAGCCATTGGTCCTGGTACCAAAATGTCAGGCTCCCAGGACCCCCAGGACCCCCCGGCCCTCCAGGACCTCCCGGCCCTCCACCCCCAACTAGACCCATCCATGGCGGGTCGTCCCCCTCCCAAGGCCCCCCCAGCTTGGGACAGCCAGGACGCAGATACGGAAGCTCCCACCCCAACACTAGAAGCCCCACATCATCCATGCTTCACAACACAGGGTTCCAAGCTGCTCAG GGTACGTCTCGCTACCCACAGCCTCTGTCTGCCGGAGCAGCTACACAGATGTCACTACATCAG CGGGGCCCGACGGAGTCCTCTTTACTGAAAAGGAGTGAGGCTGGTGGATCTGTCCCCTCCATCACCATCTCTATTCCTAAACCCAGCTTTGCTCCAAGTCTAGCTTCAGCACCTGcggacaaaacaagcacatttAATCACATAGCAG TTCAAGTAAGGCAGAACTCCCCGATGGCCAAACCCTCTtcttcagacagaagcacagG GACGACTTCCTGGAGGCAGACTTCTGAGCCTCCATCTGCCCCCTCAGCCAAGCGACGGAGAAGGTCGTCCCCAGGGCCCGTCATCGTCATCAAAGACGAGCCAGAGGATGAGGATGAAGTTCGATTT GTGCAATCCAGCGTAGGGTCCAGCCTGCCGGACAGCAGCACCGGGGCTCAGTCAAAGCCTCGGCAGCAGCTAAAGGTGCCAGTCCCAGTCCCTGGATCAGAGTCTGGGAAAGAGCAGCGTCCGCAGCCCGCAGCACAGCCAGAGACCGAGAAGAGAGCGGAGCCGGAGGAAGATCCTAATGAGGACTGGTGCGCCGTCTGTCAGAACGGAGGGGAGCTGCTCTGTTGCGACAAGTGTCCCAAAGTCTTTCATCTGACCTGCCACATTCCCGCTCTCAATGAGTCTCCCAG CGGAGAATGGTTCTGTTCGCTCTGCCGAGACCTCGCCTCTCCTGAGATGAAGTACGACTGTGACGGCAAGGATGACCCCGTCTCTGAAGGATGCCCACCTGTTGAAAGAAGG AGGTGTGAGAGGCTGCTGCTACGTCTGTTCTGCAATGACTTCAGCACTGACTTCCAGCAGCCAGCTACTCCATCA GAGACAAAAAGGTACAAAGAGCTGATCAAGACTCCGATGGATCTCTCGATAGTCAAGAAGAAACTGGAGTCAAAGTCGCAGGAAGGTGAATGCTATAGTAGTCCGGATGGGTTTGTCGCAGACGTCCGCCTCATATTTTTCAACTGTGCAAAATACTACAAG GCGACCTCAGAAGTGGGGAGTGCAGGCTTGTACTTGGAGGACTACTTTGAGGAACAGTTGAAACTAGTCTACCCAGATAGGGTCTTCccgggagggagggaagagcaGATGATCCCTCCTTTGGAGGACGAGatagatgaagaggaagagatgaTGGAGGAGGGCATGGCTCCCATTGAAGACGATAAACCACAAAGCCCTGCGGAAAACGGAATCCCGCCTGTGGAAGAGGACTTGCCGCCTCTGGAAGAAGCGGCAGTCCCGGCAGAGGAAGAAAAGTCGGAAACAGAGAAGAAGGTGATCGCTACGAGTGAAAAGGCAGCGGGTGAAAAGGTAGCAGCTGTGGATGGAGACATGCCTCCCGCAGAGGAGGCAAAGCAGGACGAGGAGACTCCTGTGAAGGAGCTGGAAAGCTCCCCAGCTGCCGACAGCgaaacaaaagacaaagtaGTTCCCAGCTCCCCAAAAGAGGAGAGCCCTCAGCTCCCTACGGACACGCCTGTGGATCCAGCTGAAACCCAGGAGAAGGAGTCAGCTCCTGCAGACACAGccaaagaggaggagggataG
- the trim24 gene encoding transcription intermediary factor 1-alpha isoform X2, producing the protein MDESVENVDNDDIVIIVENEAESLPAEEERLKQQGTFGLMDTCPICKLSFHNREPKLLPCLHSFCKRCLPAPFRSADPRRDSQGQVDHNKSLGAIRCPVCRQECWEIDMLDNFFVKDSAEVPSSTVEKTSQVCMSCDDNTEATGYCVECVEFLCVTCIEAHQRVKFTRDHTIRQKEEMSPALGMSTQKPVFCDIHKQEPLKLFCETCDRLTCRDCQLLKHKDHNYQFLEDAYRNHKQYLENMTQQLQEKRKAIEDMSSCISTGLQQVEENRKAVTNEIKKSICNLIMEINRKGKILVNQLEALTKDHELGLKKQQEDVNCLTRHLDHVISFTKWATASHSGTALLYCKRLILFQIHYLMRASCNPSIIPQSSVRFQCRSGFWATNVDLGSLVVERGPGRPPITNHQAGPRAEAPAGGLSVSAQQRQNTLAQLQLQVDKLSQQPHRQPPPSHWSWYQNVRLPGPPGPPGPPGPPGPPPPTRPIHGGSSPSQGPPSLGQPGRRYGSSHPNTRSPTSSMLHNTGFQAAQSLRDLIQSSSFPPKPMDVLQGTSRYPQPLSAGAATQMSLHQRGPTESSLLKRSEAGGSVPSITISIPKPSFAPSLASAPADKTSTFNHIAVQVRQNSPMAKPSSSDRSTGTTSWRQTSEPPSAPSAKRRRRSSPGPVIVIKDEPEDEDEVRFVQSSVGSSLPDSSTGAQSKPRQQLKVPVPVPGSESGKEQRPQPAAQPETEKRAEPEEDPNEDWCAVCQNGGELLCCDKCPKVFHLTCHIPALNESPSGEWFCSLCRDLASPEMKYDCDGKDDPVSEGCPPVERRRCERLLLRLFCNDFSTDFQQPATPSETKRYKELIKTPMDLSIVKKKLESKSQEGECYSSPDGFVADVRLIFFNCAKYYKATSEVGSAGLYLEDYFEEQLKLVYPDRVFPGGREEQMIPPLEDEIDEEEEMMEEGMAPIEDDKPQSPAENGIPPVEEDLPPLEEAAVPAEEEKSETEKKVIATSEKAAGEKVAAVDGDMPPAEEAKQDEETPVKELESSPAADSETKDKVVPSSPKEESPQLPTDTPVDPAETQEKESAPADTAKEEEG; encoded by the exons aTGGATGAAAGTGTCGAAAATGTTGATAACGACGACATTGTCATTATCGTGGAAAACGAGGCAGAAAGTTTGCCAGCCGAGGAAGAGAGGCTGAAACAGCAAGGCACCTTCGGGCTCATGGATACTTGTCCTATCTGCAAGTTGAGCTTCCACAACAGAGAGCCCAAACTCCTGCCGTGTCTTCACTCTTTCTGCAAGAGGTGTCTCCCGGCCCCCTTCAGGAGTGCTGATCCGAGGCGTGACTCACAAGGCCAAGTCGACCACAACAAATCAC TGGGTGCCATTCGATGTCCAGTATGCAGACAAGAATGCTGGGAGATAGACATGTTGGATAATTTCTTTGTCAAAGACTCTGCTGAGGTGCCGAGCAGCACCGTGGAGAAAACCAGCCAG GTGTGTATGAGCTGCGATGACAACACCGAGGCAACGGGATACTGCGTGGAGTGTGTGGAGTttctgtgtgtgacatgtatTGAGGCGCACCAAAGGGTCAAGTTTACCAGGGATCACACCATACGCCAGAAGGAGGAGATGTCTCCAG CATTAGGTATGTCCACACAGAAGCCTGTGTTTTGTGACATCCACAAGCAGGAGCCACTGAAGCTGTTTTGTGAGACGTGTGACCGACTCACCTGTCGGGACTGTCAGCTGCTTAAGCACAAGGATCACAA CTACCAGTTTTTGGAGGATGCATACAGGAACCACAAACAGTATCTGGAGAACATGACGCAGCAGTTgcaagagaaaagaaaggcCATTGAGGACATGTCCAGCTGTATCAGCACTGG ACTCCAGCAAGTTGAAGAAAACCGGAAGGCTGTCACTAATGAAATAAAGAAGTCTATCTGTAACTTGATTATGGAGATCAACAGGAAGGGAAAGATTCTGGTTAACCAGCTTGAG GCTCTGACTAAGGACCATGAGCTGGGTTTAAAAAAGCAGCAAGAGGACGTCAACTGTCTGACCAGGCACCTGGACCATGTCATCAGCTTTACCAAATGGGCTACAGCCAGCCATAGTGGAACAGCCCTCCTGTACTGCAAGAGACTG ATCCTTTTTCAGATCCATTACCTGATGAGAGCAAGCTGTAATCCCTCCATCATCCCTCAGAGTTCTGTGCGCTTTCAGTGTCGCTCTGGTTTCTGGGCCACAAATGTAGACCTTG GTTCTCTGGTTGTAGAAAGGGGTCCGGGCCGGCCGCCCATCACCAACCACCAGGCCGGTCCCAGAGCAGAGGCACCCGCTGGCGGTCTCTCAGTCTCAGCTCAGCAGCGACAGAACACGCTGGCTCAGCTCCAGCTGCAG GTGGACAAGCTTTCCCAGCAGCCCCACAGGCAGCCTCCTCCTAGCCATTGGTCCTGGTACCAAAATGTCAGGCTCCCAGGACCCCCAGGACCCCCCGGCCCTCCAGGACCTCCCGGCCCTCCACCCCCAACTAGACCCATCCATGGCGGGTCGTCCCCCTCCCAAGGCCCCCCCAGCTTGGGACAGCCAGGACGCAGATACGGAAGCTCCCACCCCAACACTAGAAGCCCCACATCATCCATGCTTCACAACACAGGGTTCCAAGCTGCTCAG TCTCTGAGAGATCTGATCCAAAGCTCTAGCTTCCCTCCTAAACCCATGGATGTGTTGCAGGGTACGTCTCGCTACCCACAGCCTCTGTCTGCCGGAGCAGCTACACAGATGTCACTACATCAG CGGGGCCCGACGGAGTCCTCTTTACTGAAAAGGAGTGAGGCTGGTGGATCTGTCCCCTCCATCACCATCTCTATTCCTAAACCCAGCTTTGCTCCAAGTCTAGCTTCAGCACCTGcggacaaaacaagcacatttAATCACATAGCAG TTCAAGTAAGGCAGAACTCCCCGATGGCCAAACCCTCTtcttcagacagaagcacagG GACGACTTCCTGGAGGCAGACTTCTGAGCCTCCATCTGCCCCCTCAGCCAAGCGACGGAGAAGGTCGTCCCCAGGGCCCGTCATCGTCATCAAAGACGAGCCAGAGGATGAGGATGAAGTTCGATTT GTGCAATCCAGCGTAGGGTCCAGCCTGCCGGACAGCAGCACCGGGGCTCAGTCAAAGCCTCGGCAGCAGCTAAAGGTGCCAGTCCCAGTCCCTGGATCAGAGTCTGGGAAAGAGCAGCGTCCGCAGCCCGCAGCACAGCCAGAGACCGAGAAGAGAGCGGAGCCGGAGGAAGATCCTAATGAGGACTGGTGCGCCGTCTGTCAGAACGGAGGGGAGCTGCTCTGTTGCGACAAGTGTCCCAAAGTCTTTCATCTGACCTGCCACATTCCCGCTCTCAATGAGTCTCCCAG CGGAGAATGGTTCTGTTCGCTCTGCCGAGACCTCGCCTCTCCTGAGATGAAGTACGACTGTGACGGCAAGGATGACCCCGTCTCTGAAGGATGCCCACCTGTTGAAAGAAGG AGGTGTGAGAGGCTGCTGCTACGTCTGTTCTGCAATGACTTCAGCACTGACTTCCAGCAGCCAGCTACTCCATCA GAGACAAAAAGGTACAAAGAGCTGATCAAGACTCCGATGGATCTCTCGATAGTCAAGAAGAAACTGGAGTCAAAGTCGCAGGAAGGTGAATGCTATAGTAGTCCGGATGGGTTTGTCGCAGACGTCCGCCTCATATTTTTCAACTGTGCAAAATACTACAAG GCGACCTCAGAAGTGGGGAGTGCAGGCTTGTACTTGGAGGACTACTTTGAGGAACAGTTGAAACTAGTCTACCCAGATAGGGTCTTCccgggagggagggaagagcaGATGATCCCTCCTTTGGAGGACGAGatagatgaagaggaagagatgaTGGAGGAGGGCATGGCTCCCATTGAAGACGATAAACCACAAAGCCCTGCGGAAAACGGAATCCCGCCTGTGGAAGAGGACTTGCCGCCTCTGGAAGAAGCGGCAGTCCCGGCAGAGGAAGAAAAGTCGGAAACAGAGAAGAAGGTGATCGCTACGAGTGAAAAGGCAGCGGGTGAAAAGGTAGCAGCTGTGGATGGAGACATGCCTCCCGCAGAGGAGGCAAAGCAGGACGAGGAGACTCCTGTGAAGGAGCTGGAAAGCTCCCCAGCTGCCGACAGCgaaacaaaagacaaagtaGTTCCCAGCTCCCCAAAAGAGGAGAGCCCTCAGCTCCCTACGGACACGCCTGTGGATCCAGCTGAAACCCAGGAGAAGGAGTCAGCTCCTGCAGACACAGccaaagaggaggagggataG